A stretch of Cicer arietinum cultivar CDC Frontier isolate Library 1 chromosome 5, Cicar.CDCFrontier_v2.0, whole genome shotgun sequence DNA encodes these proteins:
- the LOC101504381 gene encoding DUF21 domain-containing protein At1g47330, whose product MAADVGCCGTKFWLYLIVIVGLVCFAGLMAGLTLGLMSLGLVDLEVLIKSGRPQHRIHAAKIFPVVKNQHLLLCTLLIGNSLAMETLPIFLDAIVPPYAAVLISVTLILIFGEILPQAICTRYGLTVGATLAPFVRVLLIVFYPISYPISKVLDWMLGKGKAALLKRAELKTFVNFHGNEAGKGGDLTHDETTIITGALELTEKTAKDAMTPISKAFSLDLDATLNLETLNSIMTMGHSRVPVYAGERTNIMGLVLVKNLFMVDSKAAVPLRKMIIRKIPRVSENMPLYDILNEFQKGHSHIAVVYRDLNDKKEASKKIKDEEQLEFKDSCKNKGKSSPLDKGAKLEPRNTLTAGGKIDGGPQVKKGPPAMPAFKKRHRGCSYCILDIDNAPLPVFPPNEVVVGVISMEDVIEELLQEEILDETDEYVNIHNKIKVNMNASKEKASGANLLQPSNLAVQGHTPSNSISTATSATGSPTTIDQISESESLKNQ is encoded by the exons ATGGCGGCAGATGTAGGATGCTGTGGAACAAAATTCTGGCTGTACTTGATAGTCATCGTAGGATTGGTATGCTTCGCTGGTCTGATGGCCGGGCTCACTCTTGGGCTCATGTCTTTGGGCCTCGTCGACCTCGAAGTTCTCATCAAATCAGGTCGTCCTCAACATCGCATCCATGCTG ccAAAATTTTCCCTGTTGTTAAGAACCAGCATCTTTTGCTTTGCACTCTTTTAATTGGAAATTCCTTAGCCATGGAG ACTCTTCCAATTTTTCTTGATGCTATTGTGCCCCCTTATGCTGCTGTTTTGATTTCAGTCACTCTCATCCTCATCTTTGGAGAG ATATTGCCTCAAGCAATTTGTACTCGATATGGGTTAACGGTTGGAGCAACACTAGCCCCATTTGTTCGTGTTCTTCTTATAGTATTCTACCCTATCTCTTATCCAATCAGCAAG GTGCTTGATTGGATGTTGGGTAAAGGAAAGGCTGCTCTTTTAAAGAGGGCAGAGCTCAAGACTTTTGTGAATTTTCATGGGAATGAG GCCGGGAAAGGAGGAGATTTAACACATGATGAGACAACAATCATAACCGGTGCGCTTGAATTGACTGAAAAGACTGCAAAAGATGCCATGACTCCCATATCAAAGGCATTTTCCCTTGATCTGGATGCAACTCTAAATTT GGAGACCCTAAATTCAATAATGACAATGGGTCATAGTAGAGTCCCAGTTTATGCGGGAGAGCGGACAAACATTATGGGACTTGTTCTG GTTAAAAATCTCTTTATGGTTGATTCAAAGGCTGCAGTTCCTCTAAGAAAAATGATCATCAGAAAAATTCCTCG TGTTTCAGAGAATATGCCCCTCTATGATATACTTAATGAATTTCAGAAGGGTCACAGTCATATTGCAGTTGTATATAGGGATCtaaatgataaaaaagaagCATCCAAGAAAATTAAAGATGAGGAACAGCTTGAGTTTAAGGACAGCTGTAAGAACAAAGGAAAAAGCTCTCCCTTGGATAAAG GTGCAAAGTTGGAGCCACGCAATACTTTGACTGCTGGTGGTAAGATTGATGGCGGCCCACAGGTGAAAAAAGGTCCACCAGCAATGCCTGCTTTTAAAAAGAGACACAGAGGTTGTTCATATTGCATCCTGGACATTGATAATGCTCCCCTGCCTGTGTTTCCACCCAACGAAGTGGTTGTTGGTGTTATTTCGATGGAGGATGTAATCGAAGAGCTTCTTCAG GAGGAAATACTTGATGAAACCGATGAATATGTTAACATCCATAACAA GATAAAAGTTAACATGAATGCTTCTAAGGAGAAGGCTTCTGGTGCAAATTTGTTGCAGCCTTCTAATTTAGCAGTTCAAGGACACACGCCAAGTAATTCGATTTCTACAGCTACTTCGGCAACGGGTTCACCAACCACCATTGATCAAATCTCTGAAAGTGAGTCACTCAAGAATCAATAA